One uncultured Gellertiella sp. genomic window carries:
- a CDS encoding P-II family nitrogen regulator: MKKIEAIIKPFKLDEVKEALQEVGLQGITVTEAKGFGRQKGHTELYRGAEYVVDFLPKVKVEVVVADENADAVIDAIRKAAQTGRIGDGKIFVSTVEEVIRIRTGETGTDAI; the protein is encoded by the coding sequence ATGAAAAAGATCGAAGCCATCATCAAGCCGTTCAAGCTCGACGAGGTGAAGGAAGCCCTGCAGGAAGTGGGCCTTCAGGGCATCACGGTCACCGAGGCAAAGGGCTTTGGCCGGCAGAAGGGCCATACGGAACTCTATCGTGGGGCAGAATATGTCGTCGACTTTCTCCCCAAGGTGAAGGTCGAAGTGGTCGTTGCCGATGAAAATGCGGACGCGGTGATTGACGCCATCCGCAAGGCAGCGCAAACCGGCCGCATCGGCGACGGCAAGATCTTCGTCTCGACCGTCGAGGAAGTGATCCGCATCCGCACCGGTGAAACGGGCACAGACGCCATCTAA
- the glnA gene encoding type I glutamate--ammonia ligase has translation MTTAADVLKQIKDNDIKFVDLRFTDPRGKLQHVTMDVGIVDEDMFADGVMFDGSSIGGWKAINESDMVLMPDLDSVHMDPFFAQSTMVILCDILDPVSGESYNRDPRGTAKKAEAYLKASGIGDTIFVGPEAEFFVFDDVKYKADPYNTGFKLDSSELPSNDDTDYDTGNLGHRPRVKGGYFPVPPIDSLQDMRSEMLTVLSEMGVTVEKHHHEVAAAQHELGVKFDTLLRNADKMQIFKYVVHQVANAYGKTATFMPKPIFGDNGSGMHVHMSIWKGGKPGFAGDEYAGLSESCLFFIGGIIKHAKALNAFTNPSTNSYKRLVPGYEAPVLLAYSARNRSASCRIPFGSNPKAKRVEIRFPDATANPYLAFAAMLMAGLDGIKNKIHPGKAMDKDLYDLPPKELKKIPTVCGSLREALESLDKDRKFLTAGGVFDEDQIDSFIELKMAEVMRFEMTPHPVEFDMYYSV, from the coding sequence ATGACGACTGCAGCAGACGTTCTGAAGCAAATCAAAGATAACGACATCAAGTTCGTTGACCTCCGCTTCACCGACCCCCGGGGCAAGCTCCAGCACGTAACCATGGATGTTGGTATCGTGGACGAAGACATGTTCGCCGACGGCGTCATGTTCGACGGCTCGTCCATCGGCGGCTGGAAGGCCATCAACGAGTCCGACATGGTGCTCATGCCCGATCTCGATTCCGTCCACATGGACCCCTTCTTTGCCCAGTCGACCATGGTCATCCTCTGCGATATCCTGGATCCGGTCTCCGGCGAAAGCTACAACCGCGATCCGCGCGGCACTGCCAAGAAGGCTGAAGCCTATTTGAAGGCATCGGGCATCGGCGACACCATCTTCGTTGGTCCGGAAGCCGAATTCTTCGTCTTCGACGACGTCAAGTACAAGGCCGACCCCTACAATACCGGCTTCAAGCTCGACAGCTCGGAATTGCCGTCCAACGACGACACCGACTATGACACCGGCAACCTCGGCCACCGTCCGCGCGTCAAGGGCGGCTATTTCCCGGTTCCCCCGATCGACAGCCTGCAGGACATGCGTTCCGAAATGCTGACGGTCCTGTCGGAAATGGGTGTCACCGTTGAAAAGCACCACCATGAAGTGGCCGCTGCCCAGCACGAGCTTGGCGTCAAGTTCGACACCCTGCTGCGCAATGCCGACAAGATGCAGATCTTCAAATATGTCGTGCATCAGGTCGCCAATGCCTATGGCAAGACGGCAACCTTCATGCCGAAGCCGATCTTCGGCGACAATGGTTCGGGCATGCATGTCCACATGTCGATCTGGAAGGGCGGCAAGCCGGGCTTTGCAGGCGACGAATATGCGGGCCTGTCGGAAAGCTGCCTGTTCTTCATCGGTGGCATCATCAAGCATGCCAAGGCGCTGAACGCCTTCACCAACCCGTCAACCAACTCCTACAAGCGTCTGGTTCCGGGCTATGAAGCCCCGGTTCTGCTGGCCTATTCCGCCCGCAACCGTTCGGCCTCCTGCCGCATTCCGTTCGGCTCGAACCCGAAGGCAAAGCGCGTCGAAATCCGCTTCCCGGATGCGACCGCCAACCCCTACCTCGCCTTCGCCGCCATGCTGATGGCTGGCCTCGACGGCATCAAGAACAAGATCCATCCCGGCAAGGCCATGGACAAGGATCTCTATGATCTGCCGCCGAAGGAACTGAAGAAGATCCCGACCGTCTGCGGCTCGCTGCGCGAAGCACTCGAAAGCCTCGACAAGGACCGCAAGTTCCTGACCGCTGGCGGCGTTTTCGACGAAGACCAGATCGACAGCTTCATCGAGCTGAAGATGGCGGAAGTCATGCGTTTCGAAATGACCCCGCATCCGGTCGAATTCGACATGTACTACTCGGTCTGA
- a CDS encoding TAXI family TRAP transporter solute-binding subunit, which translates to MLFRTLLTIASLTVLGGAALADDVPRNIMTGGAKGTYIQIGRDIAKLAETCGKPLNVVESAGSLENFAGVRNRRNTQFGIVQSDVLDYLKTFEADDAEVQKAVRGVRIMFPLYNEEVHVLARRDIASLKDLAGRKIAVGTKDSGTYLTSSLMLDILQVKGGEREAINPDAALPKLLAGEIDALFYVAGAPAKLFQSPDIDAAKFHLLPVTDAPLLASYTAATIPAGTYPFQKEPVDAVAVKAVLMTFDYDPRGKAYQRDSCRAVSDVASLVLSHLDALKQSGHPKWKAVDLAALPPGWKVATCVKLGMAPAYDPQCKGQAQDFSSGANDDYLKLLKDRLKRP; encoded by the coding sequence ATGCTGTTTCGCACGCTTCTGACGATTGCCTCCCTCACGGTCCTTGGCGGCGCGGCGCTGGCGGATGACGTCCCGCGCAACATCATGACCGGCGGGGCCAAGGGCACCTATATCCAGATCGGCCGTGATATCGCAAAGCTCGCCGAGACCTGCGGCAAACCGCTGAACGTGGTGGAAAGCGCCGGTTCGCTTGAAAATTTCGCCGGCGTGCGCAATCGCCGCAACACCCAGTTCGGCATCGTCCAGAGCGATGTGCTCGACTATCTCAAGACCTTCGAGGCGGATGATGCGGAGGTGCAGAAGGCGGTGCGCGGCGTGCGCATCATGTTTCCGCTCTATAATGAGGAAGTCCACGTGCTCGCCCGCCGCGACATCGCCTCGCTGAAGGATCTCGCGGGCAGGAAGATTGCCGTCGGCACAAAGGACAGCGGCACCTATCTGACCTCGTCGCTGATGCTGGATATCCTGCAGGTCAAGGGCGGAGAACGGGAGGCGATCAATCCCGACGCGGCGCTGCCGAAGCTGCTCGCAGGCGAGATCGATGCGCTGTTCTATGTGGCGGGTGCGCCGGCAAAACTTTTCCAGTCGCCGGATATCGATGCCGCAAAGTTTCATCTGCTGCCGGTCACCGATGCGCCGCTTCTGGCCAGCTACACGGCGGCGACCATCCCGGCAGGCACCTATCCGTTCCAGAAGGAACCGGTTGATGCCGTCGCGGTCAAGGCGGTGCTGATGACCTTCGATTATGACCCCAGAGGCAAGGCCTATCAGCGCGACAGCTGCCGGGCGGTGTCGGATGTCGCAAGCCTCGTGCTCTCGCATCTCGACGCGCTGAAACAGTCAGGTCACCCGAAATGGAAAGCCGTCGACCTCGCAGCCCTGCCGCCCGGCTGGAAAGTCGCGACCTGCGTCAAACTCGGGATGGCCCCGGCCTATGATCCGCAATGCAAGGGACAGGCGCAGGACTTTAGCTCCGGGGCGAATGACGATTATCTGAAACTGCTGAAAGACCGGCTGAAACGGCCGTAA
- the hspQ gene encoding heat shock protein HspQ: MKQRTAKYRIGEIVKHRVFPFRGVIFDVDPEFSNTEEWWNSIPAEVRPAKDQPFYHLLAENDQSEYVAYVSEQNLVSDESREPLRNPNIDHIFEGTPGQYKSKLTTAH, translated from the coding sequence ATGAAACAGCGAACAGCCAAATACCGCATCGGTGAAATCGTCAAGCACCGGGTTTTTCCGTTCCGTGGCGTCATTTTTGACGTGGATCCGGAATTTTCAAATACCGAGGAATGGTGGAACTCCATTCCCGCCGAAGTACGCCCGGCCAAGGACCAGCCCTTTTATCACCTCTTGGCCGAAAACGACCAGAGTGAATATGTCGCCTATGTCTCCGAACAGAATCTTGTGTCGGACGAAAGCCGCGAGCCGTTGCGAAACCCCAATATCGACCATATATTCGAAGGCACGCCTGGCCAGTACAAATCGAAGCTGACCACAGCCCACTGA
- a CDS encoding invasion associated locus B family protein — protein sequence MIFKADNMFKTALCALAVSAAAATAPTFAVAQDAAAGQGQQPFGWYKTCAKQEDNDICAVQNIQRANNGQMITAVGLISVTGKVNRKILQVSVPSARLIPSGIVMQIDGGKGAKLDYVVCLPDRCTAEVPLTDGMLASIKKGNEMVLTSMNFRRSPNPIKISLDGFSGVYDGDPISESKLAETQRSLEEGLQKKAEEARKKLEDAQKKATAQ from the coding sequence ATGATCTTCAAGGCAGACAACATGTTCAAAACAGCACTTTGCGCGCTCGCAGTCAGCGCGGCAGCCGCAACCGCCCCGACTTTTGCCGTGGCGCAGGATGCCGCCGCCGGACAGGGCCAGCAGCCCTTCGGCTGGTACAAGACCTGTGCCAAGCAGGAAGACAATGATATCTGCGCGGTCCAGAACATCCAGCGCGCCAACAATGGCCAGATGATCACTGCCGTCGGCCTGATCTCGGTCACCGGCAAGGTCAACCGCAAGATCCTTCAGGTGTCTGTTCCCTCCGCCCGTCTTATTCCGTCGGGCATCGTGATGCAGATCGATGGCGGCAAGGGTGCCAAGCTCGACTATGTCGTCTGCCTTCCGGATCGCTGCACCGCCGAAGTGCCGCTGACCGATGGCATGCTTGCCTCGATCAAGAAGGGCAACGAGATGGTTCTGACCTCGATGAATTTCCGCCGCTCGCCGAACCCGATCAAGATTTCGCTGGATGGCTTCAGCGGCGTTTATGATGGCGATCCGATTTCTGAATCGAAGCTCGCCGAAACCCAGCGCTCGCTGGAAGAAGGCCTGCAGAAGAAGGCTGAAGAGGCCCGCAAGAAACTGGAAGACGCCCAGAAGAAGGCAACGGCCCAGTAA